In Camelus dromedarius isolate mCamDro1 chromosome 3, mCamDro1.pat, whole genome shotgun sequence, one DNA window encodes the following:
- the LOC105098088 gene encoding protocadherin alpha-10 isoform X13, whose product MLFYSLSGPRTQRLLLSFLLVAAWEAGSGQVHYSVPEEAKHGTFVGRIAQDLGLELAELVPRLFRVASKGRGDLLEINLQNGILFVNSRIDREELCGRSAECSIHLEVIVDRPLQVFHVEVEVKDINDNPPVFSASEQKLSIPESRLLDSRFPLEGASDADVGENAMLTYRLSPNEFFTLDIINKKDKGKFPVLVLQKLLDREENPQLQLLLTATDGGKPELKGSVTLQISVLDANDNAPIFDRSIYEVKMYENSANQTLVIWLNASDADEGINKEIIYSFSSLVPPNIRRKFLMNERTGEIRVNDAIDFEDSNTYEIHVDVTDKGTPPMVGHCSVLLEILDENDNSPEVVVTSLALPVREDAQVGTVIALISVSDHDSGANGQVICSLTPHIPFKLVSTFKNYYSLVLESALDRESVANYELVVTARDGGSPSLSATASVSVDVSDVNDNAPTFAQPEYTVFVKENNPPGCHIFTVSARDADAQENALVSYSLVERRVGERALSSYVSVHAESGKVYALQPLDHEELELLQFQVSARDAGVPPLGSNVTLQVFVLDENDNAPALLPPGPGGVAGAVSQLVARSVGAGHVVAKVRAVDADSGYNAWLSYELQAAAGAARSPFRVGLYTGEISTTRALDEADAPRQRLLVLVKDHGEPALTATATVLLSLEDSGQEPKASSRASTGAAGAEAALVDVNVYLIVAICAVSSLFVLTLLLYTALRCSAPPSEGACGPGKPRLVCSSAVGSLSYSQQRRQRVCSGEGPPKADLMAFSPSLPPCPLPAVEVEEESTEGDHCSK is encoded by the coding sequence ATGTTGTTCTATAGTCTCAGCGGACCGAGAACCCAGCGTCTGCTTCTCTCATTTCTGCTCGTCGCAGCCTGGGAGGCCGGCAGCGGCCAGGTCCACTACTCTGTCCCTGAGGAGGCCAAACACGGCACCTTCGTGGGCCGCATCGCGCAggacctggggctggagctggcggAGCTGGTGCCGCGCCTTTTCCGGGTGGCGTCCAAAGGGCGCGGGGATCTTCTGGAGATAAATCTGCAGAATGGCATTTTGTTTGTGAATTCTCGGATCGACCGGGAGGAGCTGTGCGGGCGGAGCGCGGAGTGCAGCATCCACCTGGAGGTGATCGTGGACAGGCCGCTGCAGGTGTTCCACGTGGAGGTGGAGGTGAAGGACATTAACGACAATCCGCCGGTCTTCTCCGCCTCAGAACAAAAGCTCTCAATTCCCGAATCTCGACTGCTTGACTCTCGCTTTCCTCTAGAAGGCGCATCTGATGCGGATGTTGGAGAGAACGCAATGCTTACTTACAGACTCAGTCCCAATGAGTTTTTCACGCTCGATATTATAAACAAAAAGGACAAAGGCAAATTCCCGGTGCTTGTTCTACAAAAACTGCTGGATCGTGAAGAAAATCCTCAGCTTCAGTTGTTATTAACTGCAACTGATGGAGGCAAACCTGAACTCAAGGGGTCTGTTACTCTGCAGATCTCGGTATTAGATGCCAATGATAACGCACCTATATTTGACAGATCCATTTATGAAGTTAAGATGTATGAAAATTCAGCCAACCAAACGTTGGTAATATGGCTAAATGCTTCTGATGCGGATGAAGGaataaacaaggaaataatatattcatttagCTCTTTGGTCCCACCCAACATAAGAAGGAAATTTCTAATGAATGAAAGGACtggagaaataagagtaaatgatGCTATTGACTTTGAGGATAGTAACACTTATGAAATCCATGTAGATGTTACAGATAAAGGAACTCCACCAATGGTTGGTCACTGCAGCGTCCTATTGGAAATACTGGATGAAAATGATAATTCACCTGAGGTGGTAGTCACTTCTTTGGCTCTTCCGGTGCGAGAGGATGCTCAAGTGGGCACCGTCATAGCCTTGATTAGCGTGTCCGATCATGACTCTGGCGCCAACGGGCAGGTGATTTGCTCACTAACACCCCATATCCCATTCAAACTGGTATCCACCTTCAAGAATTACTATTCCCTGGTACTGGAGAGCGCCTTGGACCGCGAAAGTGTGGCTAACTATGAGCTGGTGGTGACCGCGAGGGACGGGGGCTCGCCTTCGCTGTCGGCCACGGCCAGCGTGTCCGTGGACGTGTCAGACGTGAACGACAACGCGCCCACGTTCGCGCAGCCCGAGTACACGGTGTTCGTGAAGGAGAACAACCCGCCCGGCTGCCACATCTTCACCGTGTCGGCGCGGGACGCGGACGCGCAGGAGAACGCGCTGGTTTCGTACTCGCTGGTGGAGCGGCGGGTGGGCGAGCGAGCGCTGTCGAGCTACGTGTCTGTGCACGCGGAGAGCGGCAAGGTGTACGCGCTGCAGCCGCTGGACCACGAggagctggagctgctgcagTTCCAGGTGAGCGCGCGCGACGCGGGCGTGCCGCCTCTGGGCAGCAACGTGACGCTGCAGGTGTTCGTGCTGGACGAGAACGACAACGCGCCCGCGCTGCTGCCACCCGGGCCTGGGGGCGTGGCCGGCGCGGTGAGCCAGCTGGTGGCGCGGTCGGTGGGCGCGGGCCACGTGGTGGCGAAGGTGCGTGCGGTGGACGCGGACTCGGGCTACAACGCGTGGCTGTCGTACGAGCTGCAGGCGGCGGCGGGGGCCGCGCGCAGCCCGTTCCGCGTGGGGCTGTACACGGGCGAGATCAGCACGACGCGCGCCCTGGACGAGGCGGACGCGCCACGCCAGCGCCTGCTGGTGCTGGTGAAGGACCACGGCGAGCCGGCGCTGACGGCCACGGCCACCGTGCTGCTGTCGCTGGAGGACAGCGGCCAGGAGCCCAAGGCCTCTTCGCGGGCGTCGACGGGCGCCGCTGGAGCGGAAGCGGCTCTGGTGGATGTGAACGTGTACCTGATCGTCGCCATCTGCGCGGTGTCCAGCCTGTTTGTGCTCACGCTGCTGCTGTACACGGCGCTGCGGTGCTCGGCGCCTCCCAGCGAGGGCGCGTGCGGGCCCGGGAAGCCCAGGCTGGTGTGCTCCAGCGCGGTGGGCAGCTTGTCTTACTCGCAGCAGAGGCGGCAGAGGGTTTGCTCTGGGGAAGGACCGCCCAAGGCAGATCTCATGGCCTTCAGTCCCAGCCTTCCACCGTGTCCTCTACCAGCCGTAGAAGTGGAAGAAGAGTCTACTGAAGGTGATCACTGTAGCAAG